The following are encoded in a window of Stigmatella erecta genomic DNA:
- a CDS encoding NAD(+)/NADH kinase yields the protein MQTLAIVAKRDKKEAAALAARICERYPHLTVLGERYLSQELGWPRVEDRELAQRADLVVVLGGDGTLIYTARLLAGRAVPILGVNLGSLGFMTEVPVEELFFHLDEVLAGRFNVDSRMKLTCRLVREGRSIIEEEVLNDIVINKGALARIADHETSIDGVPITTYKSDGIILATPTGSTAYSLSAGGPIVHPSVDCTILSPICSHALTQRAIVVPADRVIRITLRRETADTYLTLDGQTGHGLQGNDCIEVVRSPNRVNLIRNPRVAYFTILRQRLHWGER from the coding sequence GTGCAGACCCTGGCCATCGTCGCGAAGAGGGACAAGAAGGAGGCGGCCGCGCTGGCGGCCCGAATCTGCGAGCGCTACCCGCACCTCACCGTGCTGGGAGAGCGCTACCTGTCCCAGGAGCTGGGCTGGCCGCGGGTGGAGGACCGGGAGCTGGCCCAGCGGGCCGACCTGGTGGTGGTGCTCGGCGGGGATGGCACGCTCATCTACACCGCGCGGCTGCTGGCGGGCCGGGCCGTGCCCATCCTCGGGGTGAACCTGGGCAGCCTGGGCTTCATGACCGAGGTGCCCGTGGAGGAGCTCTTCTTCCACCTGGACGAGGTGCTGGCGGGCCGCTTCAACGTGGACTCGCGCATGAAGCTCACGTGCCGGCTGGTGCGCGAGGGGCGGTCCATCATCGAGGAAGAGGTCCTCAACGACATCGTCATCAACAAGGGGGCGCTGGCGCGCATCGCCGACCACGAGACGTCCATCGACGGGGTGCCCATCACCACCTACAAGTCCGATGGCATCATCCTGGCCACGCCCACGGGCTCCACGGCCTACTCGCTGTCGGCCGGCGGCCCCATCGTCCACCCCTCGGTGGACTGCACCATCCTGTCCCCCATCTGCTCGCACGCGCTCACCCAGCGCGCCATCGTGGTGCCCGCCGACCGCGTCATCCGCATCACCCTGCGCCGGGAGACGGCGGACACGTACCTCACCCTGGATGGGCAGACGGGCCACGGGCTGCAGGGCAATGACTGCATCGAGGTGGTGCGCTCGCCCAACCGGGTCAACCTGATCCGCAACCCGCGTGTGGCGTATTTCACCATCCTCCGGCAGCGGCTCCACTGGGGCGAGCGCTGA
- a CDS encoding bifunctional metallophosphatase/5'-nucleotidase gives MSLNAARRLPARHVVPLLFLLLAAGCPSTARPVPTPETVRITLLHLNDVYQFTPLEQGRVGGLARVATLRKQTLAESPHTLTLFAGDTLGPSVESLLEVNGKPLHGRQMIDAWNAVGVDYAVPGNHEFDFGDGALKDSIRASRFPWLAANIFDNHTGQPFEGVVPYVIREVAGVKVGLFGLLVPDTEVTSSVSQDTNIRDICTTARPVVSRLRAQGATLIVALTHLDLALDQELARCVSVDLIVGGHEHYRIEDRTTGTPIFKVEADARELGRLDLDVDGRTGQLKTLGWRVFPVTDAIPDDAAFAEAMRPYDALVADLSQPLGNTPVPLDARKTAVRSQETNLASLVTDTFRQVTGTDVVLVNGGAIRGDIIFPAGPLTRRDLLAIFPFRDDLVRLDVTGAVLLAALENGVSKSAEDPEPGRFPQVSGLRFSFDPGQPKGQRVLCATVGGKPVSPTATYSLAVTRFIAGGKDGYEVLRGLPSTPLLPEGKTPRDIVGEALRTGKPRPMSQGDGRIQRIARASLRPGECAPPPAAAR, from the coding sequence ATGTCCTTGAACGCCGCACGCCGTCTGCCCGCCCGCCACGTGGTGCCCCTGCTGTTCCTGCTCCTGGCGGCGGGCTGTCCCTCGACCGCGCGGCCCGTGCCCACCCCGGAGACGGTGCGCATCACCCTGCTGCACCTCAATGACGTGTACCAGTTCACCCCGCTGGAGCAGGGCCGGGTGGGAGGGCTCGCGCGCGTCGCCACCCTGCGCAAGCAGACGCTCGCCGAGTCCCCCCACACGCTGACGCTCTTCGCCGGCGACACGCTGGGCCCGTCGGTCGAATCGCTCCTCGAGGTGAACGGCAAGCCGCTCCACGGCCGGCAGATGATCGACGCCTGGAACGCCGTGGGGGTGGACTATGCCGTCCCCGGCAACCACGAGTTCGACTTCGGGGATGGGGCGCTGAAGGACAGCATCCGCGCCTCGCGCTTCCCGTGGCTCGCCGCGAACATCTTCGACAACCACACGGGCCAGCCCTTCGAGGGCGTCGTCCCCTACGTCATCCGCGAGGTGGCCGGGGTGAAGGTGGGCCTGTTTGGCCTGCTCGTCCCCGACACCGAGGTGACCTCCAGCGTCTCCCAGGACACCAACATCCGGGACATCTGCACCACGGCCCGCCCGGTCGTCTCCCGGCTGCGCGCGCAGGGCGCCACGCTCATCGTCGCCCTCACCCACCTGGACCTGGCGCTGGACCAGGAGCTGGCGCGCTGCGTGTCCGTGGACCTCATCGTTGGAGGCCACGAGCACTACCGCATCGAGGACCGGACCACCGGCACCCCCATCTTCAAGGTCGAGGCCGACGCGCGGGAGCTGGGACGGCTCGACCTGGATGTGGATGGACGGACCGGCCAGCTGAAGACGCTCGGCTGGCGCGTGTTCCCCGTGACGGATGCCATCCCGGACGATGCCGCCTTCGCCGAGGCCATGCGGCCCTACGACGCGCTCGTCGCGGACCTGTCCCAGCCCCTGGGCAACACCCCGGTGCCGCTCGATGCGCGCAAGACGGCCGTGCGCAGCCAGGAGACGAACCTGGCCTCGCTCGTGACGGACACCTTCCGCCAGGTCACCGGCACCGACGTGGTCCTCGTCAACGGGGGCGCCATCCGCGGCGACATCATCTTCCCCGCGGGCCCCCTCACCCGGCGGGACCTGCTCGCCATCTTCCCCTTCCGGGACGACCTGGTCCGGCTGGACGTCACCGGGGCCGTGCTGCTCGCGGCCCTGGAGAACGGGGTGAGCAAGAGCGCCGAGGACCCGGAACCCGGACGGTTTCCCCAGGTGTCCGGGCTGCGCTTCTCGTTCGATCCGGGCCAGCCCAAGGGCCAGCGCGTCCTCTGCGCGACGGTGGGCGGCAAGCCGGTGTCCCCCACCGCCACGTACAGCCTCGCCGTCACGCGCTTCATCGCCGGCGGCAAGGATGGCTACGAGGTGCTCCGCGGCCTGCCCTCCACCCCCCTCCTGCCGGAGGGCAAGACGCCCCGGGACATCGTGGGCGAGGCCCTGCGCACCGGAAAGCCCCGGCCCATGAGCCAGGGCGATGGGCGCATCCAGCGCATCGCCCGCGCCAGCCTGCGGCCCGGCGAGTGTGCCCCGCCCCCCGCCGCCGCCCGCTGA
- a CDS encoding protein kinase domain-containing protein, with translation MRETQAVPFGKYELLECLGTGGMAAVYRARYLAAPGVTKPLVIKRVLTQYAEHPAFVEMFIQEARVSVGLSHGNIVQVFDFGQVDGEYFLAMELVEGQPLSRVLKRAQAKGLAALPAPLAVSIAIEMCKGLHHAHTRTDEHRRPLGLVHRDISPDNVLVSYEGEVKISDFGIAKARLAGRQETEAGVVKGKYLYLSPEQAQGRELDARSDVYSVGVVLYRLLCGRLPAEGAQMQVMERIVKGRLVPLLQNNPTVEPSLAHLVDRVLSTRREARPESAEALRLELTRWLAQRAPLFAANTLQHLMEWLYTPELVERGTPPPVTGTFQLQLAQWTAAAPSSAPAAPGPELSEPLEAKTVPEEAPALLTSPRTEAVAEGRSYTGWVAAALVVLGLAWVVWLERSKPEPLEIRSEPAGAQVRINGQILGVTPLVLDTLEREQPQRVELFLLGRAPWEQEFAAGTLQSRLDVSLMELEPRPQEPTAAELPGAGDRFGTRQVPVSFTLSEALHSFSPVARSLRVELDPHRVYTVWTTGRHFVQEGRGPGARPSFFRQASLFLEGPDLAPAARLVPVAAAPRQVTGVSALNAFVLFGDSVEQNEHQDFTLNVRDESDQKTVRKELNPRRFAHQLALEGRYTVRQLDPKRRYQLSLRARPGAPVSPVALVALPGENDTVQVSAQPVGEVLHVLAPGTYTVTGARELWLALPRWKEDGDAEVDVSIAGAPAVSASRPNLRVTSAPNPSPATAAEKYKQARDKLARKQFQKAKELFWECLANEPAAAQCFQGLGEVSARLGNTEEALEYYGRFLELAPQSLKAQEARDYIQLHRGRQDG, from the coding sequence GTGCGTGAGACCCAGGCGGTCCCTTTCGGGAAGTACGAGCTACTGGAATGTCTGGGGACAGGGGGCATGGCGGCCGTCTACCGGGCGCGGTACCTGGCCGCGCCGGGCGTCACCAAGCCCCTGGTCATCAAGCGCGTCCTGACGCAGTACGCGGAGCACCCTGCCTTCGTGGAGATGTTCATCCAGGAGGCCCGCGTCTCGGTGGGGCTCAGCCACGGCAACATCGTCCAGGTCTTCGACTTCGGGCAGGTGGACGGCGAGTACTTCCTGGCCATGGAGCTGGTGGAGGGCCAGCCCCTGTCGCGCGTCCTCAAGCGCGCCCAGGCCAAGGGACTCGCCGCGCTGCCGGCGCCGCTGGCGGTGAGCATCGCCATCGAGATGTGCAAGGGCCTGCACCATGCCCACACGCGCACGGATGAGCACCGGCGCCCCCTGGGGCTCGTGCACCGGGACATCTCTCCGGACAACGTGCTCGTCAGCTACGAGGGCGAGGTGAAGATCTCCGACTTCGGCATCGCCAAGGCGCGGCTCGCCGGGCGCCAGGAGACGGAGGCCGGGGTGGTGAAGGGCAAGTACCTGTACCTGTCCCCGGAGCAGGCCCAGGGCCGGGAGCTCGATGCCCGCTCGGACGTGTACTCCGTGGGCGTGGTGCTCTACCGACTGCTGTGTGGGCGCCTGCCGGCGGAGGGCGCGCAGATGCAGGTGATGGAGCGCATCGTGAAGGGGCGGCTCGTCCCGCTGCTCCAGAACAACCCCACCGTGGAGCCCTCGCTGGCCCACCTCGTGGACCGGGTGCTGTCCACCCGGCGCGAGGCCCGCCCCGAGAGCGCGGAGGCGCTGCGGCTGGAGCTGACGCGGTGGCTGGCCCAGCGGGCGCCGCTGTTCGCGGCCAACACCCTCCAGCACCTGATGGAGTGGCTCTACACGCCGGAGCTGGTGGAGCGAGGCACGCCCCCGCCCGTGACGGGGACGTTCCAGCTGCAACTGGCCCAGTGGACCGCCGCCGCGCCTTCCTCCGCGCCAGCGGCCCCTGGGCCCGAGCTCTCGGAGCCCCTGGAGGCCAAGACGGTTCCCGAGGAGGCCCCCGCGCTCCTCACGTCTCCCCGGACCGAGGCCGTGGCCGAGGGGCGCTCGTACACCGGCTGGGTGGCGGCCGCGCTGGTGGTGCTGGGGCTCGCCTGGGTGGTGTGGCTGGAGCGCAGCAAGCCCGAGCCCCTGGAGATCCGCTCCGAGCCCGCCGGCGCCCAGGTGCGCATCAACGGCCAGATTCTGGGCGTCACCCCGCTGGTGCTGGACACCCTCGAGCGGGAGCAACCCCAGCGGGTCGAGCTCTTCCTCCTGGGGCGTGCTCCGTGGGAGCAGGAGTTCGCGGCGGGGACGCTGCAGTCACGCCTGGACGTCTCCCTGATGGAGCTGGAGCCGCGCCCTCAGGAGCCCACCGCCGCCGAGCTTCCCGGCGCCGGGGACCGCTTCGGAACGCGGCAAGTGCCGGTCTCCTTCACCTTGAGCGAGGCGTTGCATTCCTTCAGCCCGGTGGCGCGCTCCCTGCGCGTCGAGCTCGATCCGCACCGGGTCTACACGGTCTGGACCACGGGCAGGCACTTCGTCCAGGAAGGGCGCGGGCCCGGGGCTCGGCCCTCCTTCTTCCGGCAGGCCTCCCTCTTCCTGGAGGGCCCGGACCTGGCCCCCGCCGCGCGGCTGGTGCCCGTTGCCGCCGCCCCCCGCCAGGTGACGGGCGTCAGCGCGCTGAATGCCTTCGTGCTGTTCGGCGACTCGGTGGAGCAGAACGAGCACCAGGACTTCACCCTGAACGTGCGAGACGAGTCGGACCAGAAGACCGTTCGCAAGGAGCTGAACCCCCGCAGGTTCGCGCACCAGCTCGCCCTGGAAGGCCGGTACACGGTCCGCCAGCTTGACCCCAAGCGCCGCTACCAGCTCTCCCTCCGGGCCCGGCCGGGGGCTCCTGTGAGCCCCGTGGCCCTGGTGGCCCTTCCCGGCGAGAACGACACCGTGCAGGTGTCCGCGCAGCCCGTGGGCGAGGTGCTGCATGTGCTGGCGCCCGGCACCTACACGGTGACGGGGGCCCGGGAGCTGTGGCTCGCGCTGCCCCGGTGGAAGGAGGATGGGGACGCGGAGGTGGACGTCAGCATCGCCGGGGCGCCCGCCGTCTCCGCCTCCCGGCCGAACCTCCGCGTCACGTCCGCGCCCAACCCATCGCCGGCCACCGCGGCGGAGAAGTACAAGCAGGCCCGGGACAAGCTCGCCCGGAAGCAATTCCAGAAGGCCAAGGAGCTGTTCTGGGAGTGCCTGGCGAACGAGCCCGCTGCGGCCCAGTGCTTCCAGGGGCTGGGCGAGGTGTCGGCGCGGCTCGGCAATACCGAGGAGGCCCTGGAGTACTACGGCCGCTTCCTGGAGCTGGCGCCGCAGTCCCTGAAGGCGCAAGAAGCGCGGGATTACATCCAGCTCCATCGCGGCAGGCAGGACGGGTAA
- a CDS encoding YdcF family protein, translating into MFLILSKILDLFLGPLTWGVLFLVLGLLWRRGGRRALGLQVLGLGVLYAFSIEPVAGALMRWVEAGAKETYRPGVVYDAVIVLGGGLDPDATERSGRPEYNAAVERILRGYELLREGKARQVLLSGGTLDTRPEAVVESKVLQSQLQQWGIAPERIVIEGLSRNTRENALESKKLVQERGWNTLLLITSAAHLPRASGCFAAVGLRPDTLAADVRASTGKRPPSWLPRANHLNASTDALRELAGRAVYRLRGWTVE; encoded by the coding sequence ATGTTCCTCATCCTCTCCAAGATTCTGGATCTCTTCCTGGGCCCGCTCACCTGGGGCGTGCTGTTCCTCGTGCTGGGGCTCTTGTGGCGCCGCGGCGGACGGCGGGCCCTCGGGCTCCAGGTGCTGGGGCTGGGGGTGCTCTACGCCTTCTCCATCGAGCCGGTGGCCGGCGCGCTCATGCGCTGGGTGGAGGCCGGCGCGAAGGAGACCTACCGGCCCGGCGTCGTCTACGACGCGGTCATCGTGCTGGGGGGCGGGTTGGATCCGGATGCCACCGAGCGCTCGGGCCGCCCCGAGTACAACGCCGCCGTCGAGCGGATTCTCCGCGGCTACGAACTGCTCCGGGAGGGCAAGGCGCGCCAGGTGCTCCTGTCCGGGGGCACGCTGGACACCCGCCCGGAGGCCGTCGTCGAGTCCAAGGTGCTCCAAAGTCAGCTCCAGCAGTGGGGCATCGCCCCCGAGCGCATCGTCATCGAGGGACTCAGCCGCAACACCCGCGAGAATGCGCTGGAGTCGAAGAAGCTCGTCCAGGAGCGGGGCTGGAACACGCTGCTGCTCATCACCAGCGCCGCCCACCTGCCCCGGGCCTCCGGGTGCTTCGCCGCGGTGGGGCTGCGCCCCGACACCCTGGCCGCGGACGTGCGGGCCTCGACAGGGAAGCGCCCGCCAAGCTGGCTGCCCCGCGCCAACCACCTCAACGCGAGCACGGATGCGCTCCGGGAGCTGGCGGGCCGGGCCGTGTACCGGCTTCGCGGCTGGACGGTGGAGTAG